The DNA sequence AATATGATTGTGCTGTAAGCAAGAATGAGACTTACTCGAACTCCAACCAGCTTTGTGCTGtcatccagcttcaaaaagggCTCATCATTTACTGTGCCGGTAGTTGAGCAGCAGTTGGAAGATTTAGGTTCAAGTTGGAATTCTTCCACTTGAGTCATGTTGAGTTGATCTGCTGAATCCATGGCGGACAGTCTCCAGAAGTCACTCTGGGAAAATATGGACATCACTTTCAGTAATGGACATACATGTTGTGACTAAACAAAGTCAATTACTTctattttttatcaatttttttttttttatatcaacaGGCAATAAGCTtgtaggagccacatattgtatattgtttatggtctcatttatattaattattgaTTATTCTATTGTGCACTTATATTGTAGGTTGTGGGCGTTTTCATCGCGGTTTGAGCGGAAGTGAAAACATATTTGCttgcttcacctgttcacctgggttttttgggctttgacagagGTGGTGAGCCTGGGAGCGAACACTTTCTGCTGACCGCCGCACTAACGCACTTATTACTTATTAcacatttggtaactgcagtactagttgtattttacgtgtggagGAATACATCATTGCAATACAATCTCGAGCAAgtcacagtgtgtttatgcatctctCAGCGTTTAGTCCCTCgcggcagcactttgttggactgcttacagccgCAACAAAGCTGGctaaatgttttcatttctcCACAAACAATACTGTGTGATCtagaaaatataaaacaataatgtttcttttcttttggaaCATATGAAAAGCGTTAAAGTTAATGAATATGTATTCTGCCTACAAACAACAATGACACTGtggaattattgtttttttaatatatttcaacAGATTCtaagaacatttattttaattaagtaTGCACTGATGCCTACTAAAAATCTAACTAGCATTACAGAGGAAGATGAGCTATGATTTATGATATGCAAATTTGACTAGTAATGTTAAAATAAGCCTGCTGAGTATGCCAGGAGACTGATCCTGGAGATGTTTCACAAATAGAGCAAGATACAACAAAAGCTATGGACACTCTGAAAGTAGTGTTGGAGGCTTGCTGTAATATGGGGACACTGATCCACAGCCATCTACAAATAAAgcttaaaaaatacatatatgagCTCATTCACATAAAGTCACTCCAAACTCCAGGACACTCCAAAGTGTCATCTGGTGACTTCATTGATTTTAGTCTTGATGCTCTGTTTTCCAGCTTATAGGATAACtgttgtgtgtatgcatgtattgaCTTCTACTTTCAAAAAGCACAATAAACATTAGTTTTTAGGGTTGATTGTCCCTTAAAAAGATCTTGGACTATTACactgaactaaaaaaaaataccacaacCACATACAGTATTCTCCTTAAATGATAAATGCTGCATTTCTATTTGTTAACATTTGAAAACTGTCAGATACTGTCATCACTTCAGTCTCACCTCTGAACCTGTGAGTGAAGATGAGTGACAAGCTGCTGCTGGACTGGACATTTTAAATGAGTATGCGTGAATTGTCGAAGGAACCTTTACACAATCCCAGCCTGGATATATTTCTGATATTTCATGTATCCATTACGCAGAGAAAGTAGCTTCAAAAGTTAAAATGCAGTTGTCACTGGATCCCGCAGCAGTTTGTGATTATCATTtataaagagaaagaaatgagaAACGTGACATTGGTCAGTTGCTAATACGCAAGCCTGATAAACAGCAGGATACTGCTCAGTTTTCCACACTGATAAATTGTCCGGATCGGAAGATCAACAAGCGTTTTACTCACCTCCATCTGCAGATGTTTTCAGATTCCTCTCATTGTTTCTGCCTCCAGCAAAGTTTCGTAAAAGCTTTTGTAATGCTTCTTCTCTTTCCTGTGCTATTCAAAAGACAACAGCAATATTAACCACTCAAACGCCCACTGATGAATCTTCTTCAAAGAGGAAGATGTGCGCTCAGAAGCAAAGCGCGCAACATTTGCCAGTGCGCACTGCAGCCCGTTTGACATTGAGGGCGCATTACCTGCCCTGCGAGACAGCGAGAGAACGAAACGTGAGGCGTGTTGAGTAAGAGAGAGGAAACGCGTCCTACCCTGACCAACATCCTCTACCCCACCTTTGCCTCACAATGGGTAATTGTTTTGATTAATTTCATTCCGAACGAGTTCGCGTCTCCTCGTGATGTTATGGCAAACGGCATGATACCGTCTGTCAGTGCAAAATGCAGAAGGATATACATTATATTAACACAAATTCTGCATTTGTGTTCAACTCTGTTAATAATATGCAgtgtaaaaaaatcaatcaaatcaaattcaGAGACGTTTCGAACATAACCGAGAATCAAATGATCTATAGGTAGGCTATGATGTGATCTGTTTTGCATGAATGCCAGCAGCTCTGCCCTGGGTGCGCCTCTGCAGAAAAATCCCTCAGAGAGAAGGAGCAGGGGTTGATCATTATTTCATTCTTAAAagaagattacatttttttttttttttttaaagaaatgtggCTTAATTGCAAGCAGATAATAATGTCACCTAAAGGCCTGGCTAAATTTGACTGCATGAGTGCACACATGGTTGTGTTTGCATCTTTCCACCTTTGTGAGCAAAAGTTATACACTGAGACAAACATCATAACCCATCCATCAATTATACCCTGTGCGTCCTGTGCAGAGTCACAGAGGTCCGCAGCATATCCCAGCACAAACTGAGGCGGGGTACACCCTCAGGTTGTTAGTCTACCAAATGGCCATTAGACACATCTTCAGGGAATTCAGTCATATTCAGAGTGTGTCAATTAATGAAGGGAACAATGAATATTAATGAGGAAGTTATAGTCAGGCATGTTTAAGTTTGCCAAGATCAACAATGTACATTGACAATTATGAGGTAAACTTACCTCTGAGCTTGAAAAATATTGTTACAGCAATGTTTGATTGATGATGACAAAAGCATGTCCCAGATTATATTGAGTAATAAAAgcaaaatcccacttttcagaGATATTAAAACCCTGATGCTTCATTGACTTTACTCCATTACCCACAAactgcatcatcatcatttgAGACCTTAAAGTAATccaaatgttttatattatGGTAAATGGCAGTGAGTATTTACCATTTAAAGTGTAGTACAATGGAGCTGACCCATTTCAAACTGCCTCTGGCTGGTAATTAGGCTCATAATTTGATTACCACTGTTACAAACCAAGACACCATGTGGCCATTGGAAATTGAGTTACTTTCAAGCAGCCTTCTTGGCAAAAGCGCACTTAGCCCATAGTGCAACTACACAGGTGGTGAAGTCATGAGAAAAACCAGAAAAGCCTGGATAGAAGGGCACATTAAAATTTTCCCCTATAATTTTAGGAGGTGGAgcagactttatttatttatttaacctttatttatccaggtaagtcaatTGAGAAGAAATTCGCATTTGCAACAGCAatctgtcacattcacacagttacacattcatacctggaagctgtccagtacaaccacagtctgatctgctggccactgagcagctccactggaacagcactttgcccacccagattttatttggtcagtctggggattgaaGCCACAACCTCCCGGTCAAAAGctcgcttctttaacctttGGGCCACCACTGCCCTAGACTGTAAGTGGTGGTCTTGTTTTAATGTGATTGTTAGCACAATAAAAGATTCTTCTGTTGTCAATAAAAAAGATTATAGCAGTGTGTTTTAAGGTTTCACCTATTTTAACTACAACGTTTCTTCAATTCCAGGCATCATATCTTTTCGATCCAGCATCCATTCTGTTGGGCACAGGGATGTGTGTGTCACACTATTGTCTATCAGTCATGATCTCACCACAGTAATGTAACTTTAATGTAGACCACTGCTGGAGAGATCATTATTAAATTGAGTAGGCCTAACTAGTCTTTCAGTGATGCGGATCCATTTAACAGTTGGACTGTTTGGACTGTGATATCCCTCGAGGCTGTGGCATTTGTGAAAAAATTGTTTCTTATACGAAAATTGTTTCTTATACGAAAATAGTTTCTTTCTTATGCGTAGAGCTTAAAGTCTTACTATACCCTAGAGACAGACTGTTTGTTTGTGCTCTCGGTATGGATTCATCCTAttcttacagagacagaaaacttGATTTAAAGAAGCCATGTGATCCATGTTTGACCTGGTTATTGGTAGCTAAATAAAGGAGGCCCTTGACACCATGTGGGAATATAGATATGACAATGCGATTTCCTTCAGTGAATCCAGGCTAAAACTAAAAGGCGTCAATTTTAGAGGAGACCAAACTCAGTTACTCTTCAATCTCAGCAGGGACTGTGCACCTGCACTCTGCTTAATAGAACTTGGAGGCTTGAGCCCCTTACATCGGCCTCTCTCAAATCAATACACGGTGCTTCTCCGCAGGATAAGTGCCGACGTGTAACGGCAAGGCAATTATCCTTAATTGACACTGGTCTATACCAGTGTTGTACAGGTTCAAGGCAGAAATACATTCAGACAGTTTGACCTTAGTGACTTTTCAAATCTTACTATCCTGGACGTCCAACAGGTATATTATAgtttgattgaaaaaaaaaaacatcctaacTTGATTTATCTGAGCTAAGGCCAAGAAGATTTGTTCAATATCAATAGTAAAGTGAGTATAAGACTAAGTTTATTCATTCTAACTGATTATGATATGCTTGTGGTGATTGTTTTGTGCTGatggttttgtgttttgtaaatgtgtgaaaatgtgtgaatATAATTTTTTCACTGTAAATTATGTTCTCCTGGTGTGAGTCATGTTTATAATCAATAAAAAAgacagttaaaaaaatactAAGTTTATAATCAGAAAGAAAGGTGAGATCCACTACAGAGACAGGTACAGGTTGTCATGGCAACAACCAATTCATAACATCTGGCCCATTCTTTGCTCTGTTGCCAGTCTGACAGTTTcaagtctcgctttgccagaccttcctccacagcgctgcgggggagggtctggctagtccacacggcattctgggatgggacaaaaacgtgctctggtttattggcatttctttaaaccaatcacaatcgtcatgggcggtgctaagatCCGCACGGAgccaaggaacttgttttggtgaaatgtgtacgttcaaaagttgttttagtcgggcgcctgggtagctcacctggtagagcgcgctcccatatacagaggcccagtccttgacgcagcggccatGGGTTtggttccgacctgcggcccttttgctgcatgtcattccccctcccccaaatttgttttagtcgtgcaacagaaaactcagattggacagatagtctagctagctgtctggatttaccctgcagagatctgaggagcagttaaccatagtcctcacaaatccacacTTTTCTttccaacacagagaaagaggaaggtgacgaaCAGCCGGCTGAAATCAGGGGCATCCGGCGAAATTTcagtcggcaacggagcaatcccggaagtgcaacgtcgtggatatagactagtccgTTTCTAATCTCCTGTCGTTAGAACCTGCCAATTCCTCCCTGTCCAGTAGTTGTTCCAACATTTCCACATGAGTTAACCTCCACACCCCCCTGCACACCTGCTCCCTATTCCCTCATCAGCTCCACGTTTATGTTTAGTCTGCATTTTAGTTGTTATTCCAGTTTTGTGCTGTCCAAGCTGTAGCATTGTTACCAAGGGTACATTTTCTATCTATTTCAAGGACTTACATGAACTTAATAGCTTTGTAGTCAACAACAGATTTACAGATGTATTgatttgtatatactgtatgtattttaataaatgctttgtttttattgGGCACAATCCAGGGAAtgtaataataagaagaagttTTATTTAGACAGCAATTTATGAAAACAAAAGTTGGATGCAAACATTTCAAGACTGCAAAGAGGCAACTAAAACCAGACAAttaaaataatgcaaaaaaaattaaatcaaatcaaattaacGTTGGTGGCAGCAGATAAAGCGATAAGATAAAAGTTGTTGATATTTGACACAATAACAGGAAGCAGGTAGAAATACACGTTTAATGGACTGACAAATACAAATGACCTTTGTCATTACAATATATCAAAATGATGTATTCTGTATTCCACGAAGAAGAAACTTTGTCCAAGCCAACCTTTTAGCTAGAACATGTTATAAGTGTAGTACCACATGTACACGGAAAAGCATTCATGACAACACCAGTCTACATACACCATCATATTTATACACAGGGCAGACTCTTCTTTCCAGATACAGTATCTCTGTTGAGCTTTATCTCAGTCTTCTTGGAGTTTGTCACTGTGCTCAGtccatttaaaggtcccatggcatgaaaatttcactttatgacattttttaacattaacgtAAGTTCacctagcctgcctatggtcccccagtggctagaaatggtgataggtgtaaaccgagccctgggtatcctgctctgcctttgagaaaatgaaatctcagatgggccgatctggaatcttgctccttatgaggtcataaggagcaagattacctcccctttctctgctttgcccgcccaaagAATTTGGCCCatgcatgagagagagacatcatggctttcaaacaagcgaAGCTGGCTGTTGGTCAAGgctacacccccaccctccaccttgcacccccctctctcctcctaaatagcatttaaagctacagacacagaaatggcacatactaaggaaagctcattgtgggactggctctagtggctgtaattctgcaccaaggctgaattttgggaaagagacttcagatatagtattagaggaccactgaggcctatataaaagcatccaaaaagcagcatgtcataggacctttaaaatctATGCTACTGgtaaacaagaaaaaaagatgtaaaGCAGCACGACCGTTAGGAGCAAACTATCAAGGATAAGACAAATAGAACATcagttaatatatatttttttaaatctgctaTTGCTTAAAGCAACACAAGAGAACTTTTCCCACTTgggcccccctacaggttggaagcggaattgtccattacattacattgtccagttcattcgaactacagatccgctacccgatccggcaaacttgcataatgtaatgtaatggacaattctgcttccaacctgtagggggactgaagcgggaaaagttctctagtgttgctttaaagaagGTAAAACGTAAAGTACTGACATTTCTATTAAAGTGAACACCTTTGTTTCATAATGCCTTCAGTCACACAGCTAAACCACAAGACTTCATTTCAGCTTCCACCAGGTTGTGTTAAATTAGTCTTTCTAGTGAGCCGTCTTAACAGAGTCCATTAGGCTGCCATCCAGATGGTGAATGAGATGAGCACGGTCAGTAAAACTGTCAGTGATGTCACACAGCCCAGATACAGCATGGTTCCTATACCACACAGTGCAGTCAAATAGGCACTCATCCTGCTGCAAACAATCTTCCGTACAGCTGTGCAGAACTACAAAAAAGGAGTGTGGGAATTAGACAGTGATGAGGCTAAGTAAATCACAAATTAGCTGTGTAGTAGAGGTCTGCTATCAAAGGTAAGGCGTTCATTAACTCTAGATCAGCAGTAGTTTGGGCATAAAGTAACACTAGATGGAGCTACTTGCCTCTTGAATGAGTGAATTGTAATGTCCACTGCAGTGGGCTGAAGCAAACAACTCTCTGCTGTGAAAATATCCTCATGTGACCAAAAGTCTGAATTTCTTCCTTCAGTCACACAATATGGATTAACATCACCTTAAGCTGACTTTTACACTGTTTCTTTATTAAATCCATGGAAATAACTGACGGCATTATGCTACAAGTGCAATGAACCTTAAACCTTTGGATTTTGCTCGTGACCTTTCTCTTGCAATCGTCTCCAGGATGCAAAAATAGAAAGGCTTTATAGATTTAAAGGTTACTGTGGAAAAACAAATCAACATtccttttttttgacatgcttttgAACAAGCTACTCTTTATATTCAGTCTAtattcacttttttcttttgtatttatcAGCAGACAGCTTGTAGACCACACTTCATAGACTGATTCAATCATATTAGATGGAAGGTACTTCAATTGATCTCATGTTAAAGGAAAGGTTCATATATTTTTTCAAGTCCATACTGGCTGTAATGCAATTTCAATTTAAGTGATAggggaaaacatttacaatcCTTGTTCCATTCAACAATGTATTTCAATTTTCAGCTAAAGCTAATATAGTCTAAGGCTTCAGCAGTCTGACTTAGTCAATAAAATAGTTATCTTCCAAAGTTACTGTATTGGTAGtatatattagattagattagattcaactgtATTGATCGAAATGCAAGAAATATTGCCTTCCACTCTAGCTCAGCAAAATAAGTTTGTCaagggaaacaaaaaaaaggtaattttgTAATAAAAAGACACAATTTTGAAGATACCTACAAAGTGGAAAAACTCAGACTATTGCAACCTTATATTAGCTTTGGTTAAACATTGGATTGCATTTTTACACAGGATTAGGACTGTGGATTTGGTTAGAAAAGGATCTTCATACGTCTAGTATGGACAGAAAAATGTAAACCTATCTTTTAATTTTTCTACTGACAGGAGGCCAGAGACTCTACCTTGTACGTCTGGTAGCTGATGGCCATTCCATATCTGCAGTACATGACATAGTGTTCACAGTTGTACCACAGTAAGCTGTAGGTGACAGAGCCCTGGAGTTTCTCAGCCCGTCTGGCCACCTCGTCCCCGTCCAAAGGAGGCTGGCTGCACACCTTGTCCATGTGGTTGATCAGAATCTCTGAGCCATACGCAAAATCTTCCACAGAGTCCACTCTAACGCTGGCAACCTTAGTGATAACCCCCAGCAGCAGGCGGTTATTTGTTACCATCTTGGCAATTGCAGATTTATTCTTAGTAATCACAGGAAGGATGTCCGGGATGAGATGAGCCACACGATTGTCTCCCAAGTAGATACCAAAATGTGTGAATAATGTCCTGGGGACTTCTAATAAATCACCACGCTTGTAAAGGGACAGGTCATGTTTGGAGTCTTCCTCCTTTTGCAAAGCTACATAGAACAAGTTGAGTATTTGGTAAAGAAACATGATGGCTGCAAGTGTGCTGCAGAGTGCTTGCCACTCATTTTATTTAAGTCGGAGTTGGGAGGGGCTAGAGCGGATCGTAGGATTAGATATTGGTCAATGTTTCAGTAAGAGTTTGACAGAAATAAAGGAGCTTTCTCTAATCAACGTGCTGCGTAGTTGGATTTTGAAACTCAGGCCTTGCAGTATTAATGTCAAGGGTCCTCATTAAGAAGGCTGACATGGCAACCAAGTTAAATCCTCATTAGAAGGTCACTGACTATTGAGCCATCCTACCGAAATAAACAGCCTTTGTTTTTCGTGGACTACGTTGTTCTGCAGCACTTTCAACGTTATTCAGCACTTGCCTGGACATTTAGAATTGTTTCATACCTTTATCACATAGTTATAAAAACATACCAAAAAGTGGCATGTGAAACATACCAAAAAGTGGCATGTGAAACATACCAAAAAGAAACTAAATCCATCACAATTCAATGAGAAATGGCATAGGTGTAGTgcagccaaaataaaaatactttatttgcttacttacttacttacttacttacttacttactttttgGTTTATTTACCAGGGACAATAGACAGTAGTCATTTACTGTCTCAGAGTTAGCACAGTAGCTAAATTTCATCAGCAGTCCCTGAGCAGGCAAAGGAGTTATGGCATAAATACAGCTTGCATGAGATTGATTGTAATGTTGTCATTATTACTCAACAATTTTTGGAGCATATGTACACGgtatatttacacacatactgtattactGTTTTAGAAATCTAAGTCTCTCAATAAGAAAATATATGATGAAATATCACACACATTAAGGCTAATTTAGGCATCAGCTTTCACTGGCATGTGGTTGGAGATGTATGGAGAGTCACACTCACACAAGTACAAATACattgtttattatatttttgtcatatttacATAATATTAAGTACActactataaaatacccacaatatTAAGATGTGTTGGCAAAAATGAAATGCTAAAATTCATTCATAACTGTATTCttatatcagaaaatgtaaGTATTTCCCCACATTTTTATGAGATGACAAACATAAGTCAAATAGGAAACTATGAATGCACATATGaacacaaaacattaaacagTGTCTCCACGCTCTAATGAA is a window from the Perca fluviatilis chromosome 1, GENO_Pfluv_1.0, whole genome shotgun sequence genome containing:
- the LOC120561135 gene encoding lecithin retinol acyltransferase-like, yielding MFLYQILNLFYVALQKEEDSKHDLSLYKRGDLLEVPRTLFTHFGIYLGDNRVAHLIPDILPVITKNKSAIAKMVTNNRLLLGVITKVASVRVDSVEDFAYGSEILINHMDKVCSQPPLDGDEVARRAEKLQGSVTYSLLWYNCEHYVMYCRYGMAISYQTYKFCTAVRKIVCSRMSAYLTALCGIGTMLYLGCVTSLTVLLTVLISFTIWMAA